The DNA segment TTTGCTAAGGTTTGTCCGTTCAGACGAAACGGCGTCGGCAAGAAGAATAATATCCTGTTTCGCCTGACTCTCTTTAAACGCTCTATGCTCAGAAAGGCTGAATACGTTGGCGTAGTCCGGATACTGCTGTTGTACACCATGGAGTGTACTGAACAGTTGGGCCTTATCAAGCGGGCTGTCGATTAGTGCATCATAGCCTGCTTGAAATAATTTTTGAGAAGGTTGATGGAGAGCGGTAGGGCCTTTAAAACAGATCAATCGCATGCCATCAAGTTTAGGCTCATCTTTGATGAGTTGTACCAGCGAGATTGGATCAAGGTCCAAACCATGCTGATCGACGATCAGGGTCGAGTAGGAGACAAATCTATTGACCTGAAAGCGTGAGAGCATGTGTCTAAATGCCTGAACGCAGTTTTTACTGGTGGTGTAGTCGTAGTCCCACTCGTTGAGGTAGTTGGACAATAAGTCGAGCCGCTTGTCATTATTCGATATTATCAGGATTCGCGGCCCACTCTTCTCCAAGACTGGGGATAGGTAACGGGGCTCCTGTTGCGGAATATAATCAGAATCCAAAGGTTCTCTATCTTCTGGATTGCCGGTTGTTGAATGGTTATGTTTGCGGATTGCCGCCTTTAAAAGCGGCAAGGTTGAATTGAGGCTGGCGGCTAAAACTATCAATAGGGATAGTGCGACCGCTGTTGCTGTGTCCAGTTGTAGCTGGGACAAGCTGGTGATGGCAAAAAGCATTGATATGAAAGCTGCCGGGATAGCGATAAGAGCATATCTCTGTCCCAGGGGTCTTGTCATAAAAAGCAGCCATCCACTCAGAAATAGCATCAAAGCGACGGGCAGACCGGCCAATACCATGACCCCCAGATAGACTTGATCAAGAATGACCAGCGGTCCATTCAAATGCAGAGGGAGATGGAAGGGCTTGCGAATGGTGATCAGCTGGGTCATCCGTATCAGGCTGTAAAACGAGGCAAGAGTAAGGGTTGCTACCTGATCGGCCGACGGCGTCAGCCAGAGAAATTGACCTCCCATGTAACAGATCACGATGCAACTTACGATAAGCGCCGTAGCGTGATAATAACTTCCTGTAGTGGATGGCTCTGCTGTAGCTGGCATGCGGTTATCCCTGGTTATGCTTCTGCATCGGTCCTTCTGGGGGTGGCTTTCAATGCATGATGAATCAACTCTACCTCATGCAGTTCACTGAGAAAGGCTTCGGCGCAGTCCGGATCAAAGTGCTTTCCTCGCTCATCACTAATATACTCAATCGCCTTTTCAATAGGCCAGCACTTTTTGTAGGGCCTGTCGGTTACCAGGGCGTCGAAGACATCTGCTATGGCGACAATTCGTGCCTCCAGAGGGATGTTATCCCCCTTCAGCCCGTTTGGGTAGCCATCACCATTGAATTTCTCGTGGTGATTGAGTGCTATCACTGCTCCAATCTGAATATACTTTGAAAGGCTGTCTTTGAGAATCTCGTAGCCCAACAGTGTATGGCGTTGCATGATCATGAACTCTTCCGCGGTCAATCGACCAGGTTTCAGCAGTATGGCATCCGGTATGCCAATCTTACCAATATCATGCATTGGTGCCGACTGGGCGATCAAATCGCAACGTTCATGAGTTAGGCCCAGACGATGGGCGATCAGCTTTGAATAACGGGATATGCGCAGGATATGGTTGCCGGTGTCCTCGTCCCGGTACTCTCCGGCTCTCGCCAGCCGCATCAGGGTCTCCTGTTCCCGGTCATGCAGTTCCTGGGTTGTTTTGCGTATTTCCCGCTCCAGCAACAGTGCCCGGTCCTTTATCAGTTTGCGTTGCAGGCTCATGGTGAGCATATTGTGACACCGGGCACGGCATTCCGTGTGATCGATAGGCTTGGTAATGAAATCGTTTGCGCCGGATTCCAGAGCAAGGTAGCGAATCGATTGATCCTCCACGCAGGTGACGATCATCACCGGGACATCATTGCAGCGGGGTATGCGCCTGAGCCACTTGATAAATTCAATGCCATCCATCTGCGGCATCTTGTAATCTGTGATGACTAGGTCGATATCATGGGTTTTGGCCCATTCGAGCGCCTGGGTGGGGTCTGCAAAGCAGGTTGAAGATACATCCTTATCTATAGTACCAACCAACTCCTGTAAAATCATACGGGTAATGGATTGGTCATCAATGATAAGTACTTGAGACATAATGACAAGGTTTCGCTTAATTATTGCTCGGACCCTAGGGTCATCTATACCACATTTGAATCCATCAGTTGTGGCAATGGTAGATATATTTTGATGGACAGGCCCTACTCGTTAACGGCATCATTGTGCAATGCTTGACTTATCCTTGATGAATCTCGTCAATCTGCGTAGATATAATGAACCCTCATCAGTATGCCTCAGGAAATTCAGCACTCCTTGCTTGTTACTGTAGTTAATCGATGGCAAATCCATCAGACATAGACAGTATGGTATTTTCGTTCCTGAATATTTCTAGAGTGATGTGAATTAACTTCCTGAAATGTTAACTTATTTTTGATTTTAATGCGAGTGGTAAAATTCACAAATCCTGCAGAATCTGTTGCAGTATTTGTTGAATGGATTCAGTTGTGAAGGGCTTGTCACAAATTGCTGATACCCCGGATTTCTGTACTGCCGCCAGTCGGTTTTCATTGGACTCACTGGTGACCATTAGGATTGGGAGACCGGGTTGACCGCTCTTGGTGCGAATATAATCGATCAATTCCTGACCATTCATCACTGGCATGTTGTAATCGGAAATGACCATGTCGTAGTAGTGTTGGCTGATCAAATCTGCAGCTTCAGCACCATCGCAGGCCTCGGAGATATTTTCAATTTCCATGGCCTCCAGGATGCGACGAATATGCTTGCGGGACATGCTGCTGTCATCGACTAGCAGAATTCGCAAGCCCTCGGTATCGATATCCTGGAGTTCCAGATTGGGCGTCTCTACGTAGTCAAGTGTGGCCTGCATGGCCAGGTAGAGGTCGTCACGGGTGAAGGGTTTTGGCAATATGGCGACGGCACCAGCCTGGCGGATCGGATCCAGGTAGGAGAGGCTGGTTTCACTGGAGATCAGCATAAATGCGCTCTGTAAGAGCTCTTCATCATCGCGCATCTCGAACACCAGGTCGGTCCCGGTCATATCAGGTAGGTAGAGGCTGCTGATGACAACGTCCGGTTTACTTGAGGGCAGGGCTTGCAGGGTGTCGTAACCATTGCTGAAGGTCTCGATATGACTGATTCCCAGTTCTGCGAGTTGCTTGGCAATCAGTTTGCGCTGGGTCTGTGAGGGTTCAACCAGGATGACTGACAGGTCTTTGATATTCATCCGCTTGCAATCAGTGTCTGGGTTATGCCTTGTGCAAATATATCTCGAATCATAGCAAGCTATTGGGGTTGATGTAGCAAGTGGTTTAGTGGTGCCGGGTGAATGGCAACTTTCCTAACACCCTGCTTGTCCGTAGAATTGGCAGCTAACAGCATTGGAGCGTAGCTATCGTGAGATTGAGTGTTGAACAATTTCGTGCCTGGGACCGGAAATGTATAACCCTGCTGGGTATGTCCGGTGTCGGCAAGACCCGTTTATCGAATCTGCTGAGGCGGAAGGACTGGTTTCACTATTCGGGAGACTACCGCATCGGTACCCGCTATCTTGACGAGCCCATTCTCGACAGCATCAAAGAGCAGGCCATGCAAGTGCCCATGCTGCGTGATCTTTTGCGCTCGGATTCTATATTCATTCGCAACAATATCGCCTTCAACAACCTGAAATCTGTCTCCACCTTCCTCGGCATGCTGGGCAATCCGGAGCTTGGCGGGATGTCGCTGAGCGAATTCAAGCGACGTCAGGGTCTACATCGACAGGCTGAGATCGCCGCAATGTACGATGTGCCGAGCTTCATCCGCAAGTCGCGCATGATCTATGGTTATTCCCAATTCATCAATGATGTGGGTGGAAGCTTGTGCGAACTTGATGAGCCAGGTTTATTGGAGTTTCTTGGCGAATATTCGCTGATTCTCTATATCAAGGCTTCCGAGAAGGATGAGGCGGCATTGATCGAACGCTCTCTGTCCCGTCCAAAGCCCCTCTATTATCGCGAGGCGTTCCTCGATGAACAGTTGGCTGAGTACATGCGAATCAACGCCTTGGACTATGTCTCTCTGATCGATCCATATGACTTTACACGCTGGGTTTTTCCGCGCCTGTTTCGCACTCGAATACCGCGTTATGAGGCAATCGCTCGGGATTATGGCTATACAGTGACGACGCAGGAGCTGTCCATGGTCAAGAGTGAATCCGATTTCCTGCAGCTGCTGGAAGCAGTTATCGATAGGGAATCCAATGCTCGCTCTGTAGCGCTTTAACGGGGAGTAGCCATGCCATTGGTCGCACATACTGAGTTACCTAGCTTCAATCGCCTGCGTCAGGAGGGACAGAATGTCCTTTCTCCTGACAGGGCGACCCATCAGCACATACGCGAGCTGCATATCGGCTTGTTGAATATGATGCCCGATAGCGCAATCGAGGCGACTGAGCGACAATTCTTCCGTTTGGTGGGGGAGGCCAATCCCATTGCACAGTTTTTTGTCCATCCATTTACCCTGGATGAACTGCCGCGGGGTGAAAAGGCCAGGGCGCATATCGATGCCTTTTACGAGACCTTTGACCAGATCAAGCGGGATGGCCTGGATGCATTGATCATTACCGGGGCCAATGTTTCGCACCCGAATCTGGCCCAGGAGGCGTTCTGGCAGCCCTTGACCGAGGTGGTCGACTGGGCCCATGACAATGCCACCTCCGTGCTCTGCTCCTGCCTGGCCACGCATGCGGTTATACAATCCCATCATAACCAGAAACGTACCCATATGGGGAACAAACTCTGGGGTGTCTACAGCCATCGGGTGATGGACCGGAAACACCCCCTGGTGAACGATGTCAACACCCGTTTCGATGTGCCCCACTCCCGTTTCAACCAGATTACCCGGGAGCAATTCCGACAGGCCGGACTCAAGGTCCTGGTGGAGAGTGAAGAGGGGGGTGTCCATTTGGCAGTCAGCCAGGACGGCTTCAGGGTAGTCTACTTCCAGGGTCATCCCGAGTACGACACCATCAGCCTGCTCAAGGAGTATAAAAGAGAGGTTACACTCTATTTCAACCGTATCCGCGAGGACTATCCTCCTTTTCCGGAAAACTATTTCAGCCTGCGTAATCAGGCGATTTTCAATGAGTATCGCGAGCGTCTCGAGTCAGCGAAATCACGCCAGGAGCCAATGCCCCCGTTTCCCGAGGCATTGGTCACCGATACCCTGGACAATACCTGGCATGATACGGCTGAGGCGGTGATCGGAAATTGGATAGGATTGGTCTACCAGATCACCCACCACATGCGGAATATCCCCTTTATGGAGGGCGTGGATCCGGACAATCCTCTCGGTCTGGAAGAGTAAACAAACATTGTCCGTAGCCAGGGTTGCCGGAGGGAAAATGAATGGATCCCGGCAGGTTCGCTAACTCACTGCAGTCCCTAGACAAACAGATCGGCATAGGCCGAATCGAAATCGGCCCCGGTCTGGAAATTCACCAGATTCGGGAACAGTGATCGCATCAGGGAATCGTCGACGCCGAACCAGCGGGCAATCGCTGCGTTGACCTGATCCTGGGCAGTAGTGGGAATGTAGCGTCCCTTGTCAGCGTAATCATCGACACCGCCAAGCCGCAGATCAGGCAGGGTGCCGAACAGTTTGCCCCCGTCCAGGCTACCCGCCGAGTGATTACCGACTCCCCCCATCACCAGTTGGTTCGAGGCCCAGGCATGATCGGTGCCATCCCCGTTATTGGTCAGGGTACGGCCGAAATCGGACATGCTGAAGGTGGTGACTTGCTGGGCATATCCCAGCTCTTCCAGCGCCTTCTGAAACTTCCACAGGCCAATACTCAGCTCCCGCAACAACAGGGGATGGTTTTGGGCTTGACTGGCGTGGGTATCGAATCCATCCATCCGGACTAGGAAAATCTGCCTGTTATAGCCTGGTCCCAGAACCCCGGAGGCCCCCATATGGATCATCTTTGTCACCGATTCAAGCTGCTCGATCAGGGTTCCTTTGATATTGCTGGAAAAGCCCAACTGCTCATTGGTAGGAATGGAAAACAGTGCCTGGCCATAGGAATCGGTGGTGGCAAAATCGATCTGGGTTGCCTGCCAGCTGCTCTCCAGAAAATCGAAGGTGGATACGGATTTGAGTAACAGGCGATTGTAGAGATCCTTGAAATAGTCACTTGTGGTCGGCGTATTGGCAGCGGTGAAATCGAGTCGACCGGTATTGCCTTGCACGCCGGACAGGGCATTGAACAATCCCCGCCGATCATCTCTGTCATTGCTGACGCCTGTTCTCAGGTGACCAATACTGGGTGGGCTGTCGGTCTTTAATACCAGCGGGGAGCTGTTTCGGCCGACCAGCATGAGGGCGCTGTTTAAATAGGATAGGTTGAGTCCAATTGGATTACTGTTGTTGATATCATTCCAGGCATCCGCGATACGTCCTGCCCAGCCAATATTGCCGAGATCATCGGCGCGCCCGGTTTGCAACTCCCGCTGCTGATGGTCGTGAGCGAACAGGAACTTCGGCAGTTCAGCACTCCCGGCGTGGATGTCTGCGCGGCTCACCGGTTCCACCAGGGTGCCGGTGTTCGCCACGATGCTTACCCGGTCATCGTGAATCAACTGGGCCAACTCCGGCATAATACCGTTCACCGCCAGGTCGATCCCCTTGGCCGTCAATGGATAGAGGCCTCGTGTATAGGCGGAACTATGACGTTGATTCAGGTTATAGGGATTGGCGCTGCCAGATCCCAGACTACCCTGATTCAGATTGGTATTGCCGCTTGTCACCGAGGAGAGGCCAAGGTCTGTGTCAGCGACTGCCAGACTCCCTCTTACAGAGGCATAATCCGTATAGCCTCTACCCGGCGCGCTTGCATAGGGTATCAGCATATTGAATGGGTCATTGCCACCATAGAGGAATACGCAGACCATTGCCTTGTAGTCTGAAAAGGCCGGTGCGGCGGCCTGACACGGCCTGGTGTAGGCGAGCTGGCCGAGAGGGCCTAACAGGCTCAGGCCTCCCATGGCTGTGGTACGTTTAAGAAAATCCCTGCGTTTCATTGCAATATCCTGATCAGTTGCATCGTATCCTGGTTTATTTTTGAATCATGTAGCTGCTGGAGGTGACAATCATGGTGATGGCATCACGAATCAGAGCGCGGGCCTCGGTGAATGAATTACGGTGGTTGGTGCCGGCACTTTCCAGCAGATAGTGCTTGAGTGCGGACCTGTAGTCAGATGACATCTGCCCGCCCAGCAGTAATAGGTCGAGATGATCGAGTAGGGCGTCAACGGCATTCGCC comes from the Candidatus Thiodiazotropha sp. CDECU1 genome and includes:
- a CDS encoding response regulator; amino-acid sequence: MPATAEPSTTGSYYHATALIVSCIVICYMGGQFLWLTPSADQVATLTLASFYSLIRMTQLITIRKPFHLPLHLNGPLVILDQVYLGVMVLAGLPVALMLFLSGWLLFMTRPLGQRYALIAIPAAFISMLFAITSLSQLQLDTATAVALSLLIVLAASLNSTLPLLKAAIRKHNHSTTGNPEDREPLDSDYIPQQEPRYLSPVLEKSGPRILIISNNDKRLDLLSNYLNEWDYDYTTSKNCVQAFRHMLSRFQVNRFVSYSTLIVDQHGLDLDPISLVQLIKDEPKLDGMRLICFKGPTALHQPSQKLFQAGYDALIDSPLDKAQLFSTLHGVQQQYPDYANVFSLSEHRAFKESQAKQDIILLADAVSSERTNLSKILIQAGYHVRMADDGDQALDALEALPINLAIVNIKLPIMSGTQVLKLHRFTTPHKQWVPFLFLSDENNADTLQQCRSIGVHACLFKPVVENDLLEIIPTILTQQQLTDRTHGNYHRPSDQNNVRQFQNTSLLDHMTLLRLERLDSGVSFINDLFKIFEAEGSVILRTMHQAVERKQFGLFLDQAQILLDSAGQLGAFALYELNRNATKLRAYEFEYRSHEVLEEIEKTFNLTLQAYSDYLSQRAAALQNNRV
- a CDS encoding HD domain-containing phosphohydrolase, whose amino-acid sequence is MSQVLIIDDQSITRMILQELVGTIDKDVSSTCFADPTQALEWAKTHDIDLVITDYKMPQMDGIEFIKWLRRIPRCNDVPVMIVTCVEDQSIRYLALESGANDFITKPIDHTECRARCHNMLTMSLQRKLIKDRALLLEREIRKTTQELHDREQETLMRLARAGEYRDEDTGNHILRISRYSKLIAHRLGLTHERCDLIAQSAPMHDIGKIGIPDAILLKPGRLTAEEFMIMQRHTLLGYEILKDSLSKYIQIGAVIALNHHEKFNGDGYPNGLKGDNIPLEARIVAIADVFDALVTDRPYKKCWPIEKAIEYISDERGKHFDPDCAEAFLSELHEVELIHHALKATPRRTDAEA
- a CDS encoding response regulator codes for the protein MNIKDLSVILVEPSQTQRKLIAKQLAELGISHIETFSNGYDTLQALPSSKPDVVISSLYLPDMTGTDLVFEMRDDEELLQSAFMLISSETSLSYLDPIRQAGAVAILPKPFTRDDLYLAMQATLDYVETPNLELQDIDTEGLRILLVDDSSMSRKHIRRILEAMEIENISEACDGAEAADLISQHYYDMVISDYNMPVMNGQELIDYIRTKSGQPGLPILMVTSESNENRLAAVQKSGVSAICDKPFTTESIQQILQQILQDL
- a CDS encoding ATPase, which encodes MRLSVEQFRAWDRKCITLLGMSGVGKTRLSNLLRRKDWFHYSGDYRIGTRYLDEPILDSIKEQAMQVPMLRDLLRSDSIFIRNNIAFNNLKSVSTFLGMLGNPELGGMSLSEFKRRQGLHRQAEIAAMYDVPSFIRKSRMIYGYSQFINDVGGSLCELDEPGLLEFLGEYSLILYIKASEKDEAALIERSLSRPKPLYYREAFLDEQLAEYMRINALDYVSLIDPYDFTRWVFPRLFRTRIPRYEAIARDYGYTVTTQELSMVKSESDFLQLLEAVIDRESNARSVAL
- the metA gene encoding homoserine O-succinyltransferase MetA encodes the protein MPLVAHTELPSFNRLRQEGQNVLSPDRATHQHIRELHIGLLNMMPDSAIEATERQFFRLVGEANPIAQFFVHPFTLDELPRGEKARAHIDAFYETFDQIKRDGLDALIITGANVSHPNLAQEAFWQPLTEVVDWAHDNATSVLCSCLATHAVIQSHHNQKRTHMGNKLWGVYSHRVMDRKHPLVNDVNTRFDVPHSRFNQITREQFRQAGLKVLVESEEGGVHLAVSQDGFRVVYFQGHPEYDTISLLKEYKREVTLYFNRIREDYPPFPENYFSLRNQAIFNEYRERLESAKSRQEPMPPFPEALVTDTLDNTWHDTAEAVIGNWIGLVYQITHHMRNIPFMEGVDPDNPLGLEE
- a CDS encoding DUF1501 domain-containing protein, which codes for MKRRDFLKRTTAMGGLSLLGPLGQLAYTRPCQAAAPAFSDYKAMVCVFLYGGNDPFNMLIPYASAPGRGYTDYASVRGSLAVADTDLGLSSVTSGNTNLNQGSLGSGSANPYNLNQRHSSAYTRGLYPLTAKGIDLAVNGIMPELAQLIHDDRVSIVANTGTLVEPVSRADIHAGSAELPKFLFAHDHQQRELQTGRADDLGNIGWAGRIADAWNDINNSNPIGLNLSYLNSALMLVGRNSSPLVLKTDSPPSIGHLRTGVSNDRDDRRGLFNALSGVQGNTGRLDFTAANTPTTSDYFKDLYNRLLLKSVSTFDFLESSWQATQIDFATTDSYGQALFSIPTNEQLGFSSNIKGTLIEQLESVTKMIHMGASGVLGPGYNRQIFLVRMDGFDTHASQAQNHPLLLRELSIGLWKFQKALEELGYAQQVTTFSMSDFGRTLTNNGDGTDHAWASNQLVMGGVGNHSAGSLDGGKLFGTLPDLRLGGVDDYADKGRYIPTTAQDQVNAAIARWFGVDDSLMRSLFPNLVNFQTGADFDSAYADLFV